The segment gtattgtcaggtgtggcccattttccccagccaaaaagaaaaaaaaaatcctaagtcaGTGTCTATTTCAGAGGAAAATGAAAGATGGTACTAGATAGAAGACAGAATCTGCCAGCTGATTTTTAAAGACATAGTAgtgggctagagagaaagtacaggagtcAAGTACTTCTGCACGCAAccagacctggtttgatcccagcaccacatacgactccctgagcatccccagaagTGAGGCCTGGGCAAAGTGAGaagcaggactaagccctgagcacagccgggttcaagggagaacagggctAGAGGCGCGAGCCAGCTTGTGTTTTGAAAGCGGCCTTACCTGGTCCGTATACCAGTAATAGGGCGTGGGGTCGATTCCTTCCCGTTTATAACCTGCCAGAATTTCTTCACTATCCCAGATACGCATCGAGCCTCCCACGATCTCGCCGACATTGGGCATCAGCACGTCCACCTTTGGAGACAGCACGAAGCAGAAGCGGTCAGCTCCAGGCGGTCAGAGCACGCCGGGCCCGGGGAAAGCCCAGACTGTGCTCATGCCGCCCACGGAGCACTGAGCAGCGCGGGCCATGCCCTGAGAGGGAAGAACGAACCCGCTTCTGGACAATGAAGTATCGGCCACAAGCTGTCACCTTCCCCagccaccgcccccaccccttgAAGAAGCAAAATTAAGGGCAGGGGAGgcggctcagagggctggagcacaagcggTACATGTGGGGGTCCCGGGGTCCATCCCCGCCCGGCCTGGCaggttccccagagcactgccgggtgagtgGCCCATCCACCTCCCTCACGCATGCGCCCCaaaatgcaaagccaggactccGGAGTCCCCCACTGACAGACTCCGTCAGGCGGGCGTCCTCAGGGCACCGCTGCATGTAGAAGGACTTGATCTCCACGGGGAAGCGGCACAGCAGGATGGGCTCGTTAATGGTGTCCGTCATCAGCCTCTCGGGCGCTTCCGGGATAtcctgaggggagagggggcttCACTGGCATCGCCAGCTGCAGGGGCGGCCGAGTGGGAGCAGCACCTCGACCCTGGGCGGGGAACGGGGATTCCCCCCAGACACGTTCCCTCCAAAACCAAACACTTAAAAACCACACGCACTGAGGACACACGCGGAACGAGCTCATCAGAAAGGTCCGCGTCCTTCCACGGCAGAGCTTTGGGGACCAACACAAACGGAGCACACGCGGCTTGGGGAACGAAACCCAAACCCCAAGCAGGACAGAACCTAGTGACTGCCACGGTCACTCCATagcatccactttttttttctttttgggtcacacccggcaatgcacaggggttactcctggctctgcactcaggaatcacccctggcggtgctcaggggaccctatgggatgctgggatttgaacccaggtcggccgcgtgcaaggcaaatgccctacccgctgtgctatcgctccagccccatagcgtCCACTCTTAAGTGGCCAGTAATGCCTTGCTCCAAAGCAGAGCAGGTCCACCCGGCCCCGTGAGGCACGGATAACCAGCTCGCCTTCCCGAGCTGCCTCCACAGCTTCTGCCCAGTTAGACTCCATCAGGACGCcagccaggggcgggggggtgtaTGGGGGAGGCACAGTTCCAAAGCAAATAACCAACGTCCAATTACGAAGTGCCGCTGCACACAGGCTAGTGAGCCCGAGGAGTGTTAGATGCTGGCAATGAATCCAATCCGTGTTTCTCTCTCCAAACACCCTGTGCTAAAGCACACATGAATTCAGGCTGAAACAGAGAACTCTTGTCCCTGCAAAGGCTGACGGACAGATGGAGGGAACTGGGCAAGACTCTCCGATGGGCTGGGACACGGCGGCAAAGGGCAGTGAGGGTGCGGCCTGGAATCCGTCTAGTATAGGAGCAGGTTTCGCCAGCAGTCTGGGACCCAGACTCACACACGTCCGCACGGCACCTGTCAGGGATGGCCTAGTGCCGGGAAGACGTTGACCAGGATGCAGGGGGTCGCACCAGGGTCCTGAAAAGGGGCTGGGACCTCAAGGTGGCTACCAGGAGCCTGAAAGGCCTGGCAAGGTCACTCACAGAGCCAGCACTAACGTGTCCTCACTAGATTccttcagaaaacaaaagtggGGCAGGGAAACAGGCCCAAGGGCTGGAGAGCTCTGCATTACGGGGGCCCACGGGGGCCCCCACACGGGAAGCCGGGAGTAGCCAGCAGCGCTGCTGAGCCTCTTCCCCCAAACACACCCGTGAACCAAAGCCCGAGCTGGCAATAGTTCCTGACGGTCCACCAAGCCGGCCTGCTTTGCAAATGCAATCTAAGGAACAGCCAAAGGCACAGGGGACAGGCCAGGGACAGTCCCTCGACAGAGGCCCTCAAGCTGGGTGGGAGGGcctgcccgccccagccccaggcccagaccCCCTCAGGGCCTTTCTTCCAATTCATTTAGTTTAATTCCAACGCAGTAACGCAcattctggggggcgggggccttcCCCGCCACTTTCTCCAGAAAGTCGAACCCAAGAACAGCCAAGGCTCTGCGTGAGCTTCCAGGGCGCACACCCTCGGTGGCCACCTCGGGGCCCCGGCCAACCGCTTCGAGCATGACAGCCACGCGCAGGGGCCTAGGGAGGGAGCCCACCTCGCCAAACTCATAGAACGTCCCGTCCTCTTTCTTAATGTTGTGCTCTTTCAGCCACACGATGGCATCCGAGTAGTTCATCCGCTTGAAAGGCCGTTTGGGAGGCTTGAAGTTCTAAGAGTAGGAGAGACAAGGATAAGTATCACCATTAACGTTCAGGTTGCCCTTTGAagacaaaacactttttttttgtttgctttttttttttttttttttgcaaatgccctacctgctatgctatcactccagcccccgacaaaCATCActttaagaacaacaaaaaatttctGGTTTTGGCCTAGAAAAACAAAGTAGTCACTCATTGCTAAAATAGGtaagttcttggggctggagcgatagcacagcgggtagggcgtttgccttgcacgcggccgacccgggttccattcccagcatcccatatggtcccctgagcaccgccagggataattcctgagtgcagagccaggagtaagccctgtgtagagccaggtgtgacccaaaaagcaaaaaaataataataataaattaaaaaaataaaataaaataggtaagttcaggaaggaagggcccatGCAGATCACTTGACTTCACAGCCTAAGATCTTAGAAAacgaccaacaaaaggagcccaaagcaggcaggaagaaagaagtaataaaactgagagcagaaatcaacgagcTGTATTGCCcccaaataaagataaataagaagGAAAACATGAGCTGCGCCCCGTGTAAATTAAAATACTATGCAGACAGCGGCTGGGGAGAGTTCAACCTCTGAGCACAAGCAGGAGCCCCAAGCTGGTCCTCGCACCTGTGCAGGGTCCTGCAAGCGTCTGCCAAGAGCGACCCTGACACAGGgccgggaggagcccctgagcaccgctgtgtggcCGCTGTGTGGCCGCACACACCGAAAACAACTCAGATACTATGAAACGAACATCAGTGGCTCAGGCCAGACGCTTAGGGCTTGGGAAAACCTGGGAAGCGGGTTCTGGCCGGACCCGGTGGCTCTGCCTGTAGGGGGCGCCCTCGACCCCGGCACCTGCGCCTACCGGGTTGAGGTCGTAGACGATGCTGGCCGCGGGTGACTTCAGCACTCGGTCCACCACATCACACACCAAGTCCTCCAGCCGGCTCAGGAGGTCCTCGAAGGTGAGGAAGGGGCACTCGGCCTCCACGTGCGTGTACCTGGACAGATGCCCGCTCAGCTGTGCCGCCTCCCAGCCCGCCCACCACCCCCCTGGGCACGCCCTTCCCCGGGGGCCAGTTCCCGCCGGGACACAGGACCAGGATTGGCCCACAGACCTCTTGGCTAAAGCCCAAGAGGCAAAACGCCAGCAGCCTGCTAACGCCCACCCCTCCCGGGGCCCAAGGCCACGACGCTGCCTCCCAAGGACACAGGGCCCTGCCGTGGACACGGCCTCTCCAGTGCTGAACCGCGTCAAGGACAGGGGCCCGGGGGTGGCGCGTACTCGGCCAGGTGCCTCCGCGTGCGGGACTGCTCGGCGCGGTAGGACTGCGCGATGCAGAACACGTCGCCCAGCGCGGGCAGGCAGGTCTCCAGGTAGAGCTGCGAGGACTGCGTCAGGAACGCCTCCTCCCCGAAGTAGTCCAGCTTGAAGAGCGTCGCGCCGCCCTCCACCTGCGTCTGCACCAACGTGGGTGGCGTGACCTGCGCAGAGCCCGGGGACAACAAGGGCGCCGCCGTGAGCACGACGGGCCgggtcgggccgggccggggagccGGTGCAGGCGGGCGGGGAGGCCGCCGCCCACGCCCCGGGAGGAAGCACGCACCTCACAGTAGCCCCTGTCAAAGAAGTGGTCGCGGAAGCACCGCGTGACCACGGAGCGCGCGCGGAGGATCTTGGACATGTTCTCGCCGCGGATCATCATGTGCCTGTTGTTGAGCTGCACGTCCACGTCCGACTCCTCATTGATCAGGTTGTCGGCCCCGCCGGcgggggccaggcccagcagctcCCAGAAGTCACAGCTCAGCTCGTGCCCCCCTGGAGCCTGCGGGAGTCAgaggccaggggagggaggggagggcggacACACGCCCCGTTATTGTTCTGTTCGGGCGTCAGGGCCACACCCCGAGCTGCTCGTGGCTTTCACCCTacgctctgggatcactctgggctcggtgctcagggggcccgaCGCGGCGCCAGGGAACACACAGGCTGGCGGCATGCGGGGCGGGCAGGCGCCCTCCCTCCTGTGCTGTCCCCCAGCCCAAACCAACATCCCTGTACACTTTCAGTCAATCCACGGTTTTGGTAAGCCGAGATTCCACGGAGCCTCGCCATCACTACCCGACACTTCTCTAAACAAAGACCCCAAATTCAAATGTTAAGTTTTCACATAGTTTTCAGGACACACACACTTGAAAAACAGAgaagcagaggggccagagagagagtagcgggtaaggtgctggccttgcacgtggccaagccagaCTCGATCTCCAgcctcccgtatggtcccctgagcactgccaggagtgatcccagagcacacagcCAAAACACAGTTTGTGTTTGgctcaaaaaaacccaaaaccgacAAAACAGAAAGGCATATGCTCTGAACGCAGGCAGCCCCAGCCTGATCACCAGCACTGGCATGACACGGTCCCCAGAACAGTGCAGGGAGCACCCTACCCTGAGGATGGGGTATGGCACCAAACTCACCTGCCccactaagaaaaataaataaaatttaaaaattttttaaaaaatcatcaaaacagaaataaacacaaaCTAGAAAACAAACCATAAGCCCACAATGTGGAAGCACCACACAGCTGCAAACAACTGAACCATCTGGTACATCGACTCACTTAGAGTCACCGGGCCAGAGcgggagtacagtgggtagggtgctcgccgGGTACCTCGGCTGGCccggttccatcctcagcaccatctctgatcccctgagcccagcgggagtaagccctgagcactgccgggtgtttCCAAGCCAAACAAAACTCGATTTCCCGCCAGGTTCTGCGGTCCCCAAGTTTCTCTTTGGAAACTGCACTCAGGTTGGCTGCCGCACCCACAGCCCAGACGCTGCCCAGTGCCATCAGCACTGCACCAAGGACCAGCAACCCCACCTGCAAGCCCGTCTCCAGCAGGGGAGAGTGAGGCCAGCCTGAATCAGAAGGGCCTTTCGACATGAACTTGGAACAACTCATCAGTGTTTCATGTCTACTGGGGACTTCTGGTGGACAGTGTCTTAGGCGTGGGTGTTCCTTTCTGAAGGGGGAGAAGGGACCATTCCCAGACAAAGCCCCTGGGGGCTCCTCCATGGACAGTCTGAGTTCCAGCCCCAAGGGTCATGTCGCCGCCCACATTTATTCTCATTCTCAGCCAACGAATATGTTGTTCAAAACCTCATGGCAGTTTCTCGAACAGGGATTGCCAGTATACAGTGTGCCCGACCGAGGGGGAAAGGACAGCTCTGATAATCCACTACGTGAAActactggggagggggaggcttcCCGATACCATTTGGAAAGTTCCAGCTTTAAACCACTGTTCTTGTCTAAaactggggggggctgggggtcccacctggcagtgctcaggagcctcacctgccagtgctcaggggtaacacGTGGATCTGTGAACATAAGTTTTTTCTGAATAGGAGGctatttttatttgcaaataaatcAAAAATCCACACAGCATTTGTATCCACACCACTGGTTCTAGGACGGTGTAGGATGGTCTCGGGCGACCGTCTGGGAATTCTGGAAGGCTGGCAGTGCCTGAGTTCGCCACTAATATTTCACCGGAAAAAGAGAAGgtacgggctggagcgacagcacggcaCATAAGCAcagcttgcatgcagcagaccgaGGCTCGACTGCCGGCCACCCCTACGGTTCCCTgggcctcgccaggagtgatccctaagtgcagagccacgaggaacctgagcatctcagggtatgcccctgcccccacaaaccccccccccccaaaaaaagaaagaaaaaagaaaaaccacactAAATTGAACCAGTTCAGTATTCTTGTCTAGAGGACAGATATACCGCAAGTGCCAATGAAGAGAGTGGAACCCCCAAATCTGACCAGTGAGGCTCTCCAGACACTCACCTGCTTGCCCTTGGGGGTGAGATTCAGCGTCCCATACACTGCCACGCTGCTCTCCGTGGACAAGACCACCCCATTGTAACACTGAcactgtgaaaaaaatcaaagcacaaAAACTTACAGTTACATCAAGCTGCTCTAGCCTGAGGAGGCCACAGAATTAGTTACAAACAAGCAACCTGCTCTGCCGGTCCAGGAAGGAGAGAGCCACCCTGTTTTGttgaggggtcactcccagaagtaCTTGGGggcctgtgggtgctggggacagaagctGGGCCTCCAGCAGGCAAAGCACACGTGTCAGCCCTCCGAGAGCCAGCTGCCAGGATCCTGGCTATCCATTTTCATTAatcaaaagctatttttaaagaagatttCGCTCTCTAGAAGCAtacacaagtatgaaaatatatgctttacagacatacatacatatacatgataAGGCCACGTTGCTTGAAAATACCTGGACAAGGGGgctctagcacagcaggtagggcgtttgccttgcacgcgactgacccgggttcgattcccagcatcccatatggttccctgagcaccaccaggggtaagtcctaagtgcagagccaggagtaaccccagtgcactgccaggtgtgacccaaaaaagcaaataataataataataataataataataataagttaaaaaaaaaaaaaaccctggacaGGCCTGAGATGCCATTAGAATCACCttagctgtggggctggagcgatagcacagtgggtagggtgtttgccttgcatgtggctgacccgggttcgattcccagcatcccatatggtcccctgagcaccgccaggagtaactcctgagtgcaaagccaggagtaacccctgtgcatcgccgggtcagaccccaaaaaaaagcaaaaaaaaaaaaaaaaatcaccttagcTGAGTGGTATGGCACTGGCCTTTCACACATAAAGCCCTGGGTtatgatcctggcaccacaaacacaaagaagggccggagagacagctgACAGGCCGCGTGtgtgccctgcactcaggagacaGAGAGTTGACCCCCCCACCTGACCGGTTCACTGCAGGCCACTGCGGTGCCTGCCAGAAGCAGGTGACCTGCACAGGAGGGCTCGTGGTCCCAGCGGTCACCACCCCACTGTCTGTGGATGCGGGGGTCTGCAGAAACTTCCAGCCAGTGGGCATATATTAATAGGTTCAAGACCCTTAACAGGTGGTCTGCCTGCGTACAAGCTCCCGtgagggggctgggagacagtgcagggggtgaggtgcctgccttacacactgcccacccaggtttggCGCCTGGCACCTAAGTGACCCCCAAAgacgccaggagtgaaccctgagcacagcaccaggagtaagtcctaagcactgccagttccagcccataaaacaaaaacaattttattttacaatgttagattaaaaaattactttgtaatatttttgtaaatactgtcactgtcatcccattgttcatcgatttgctcgagagggcaccagtaatgtctccattgtgagacttgttactgtttttggcttatcaaatatgccacgggtagcttgccaggctctaccgtgcaggtgggatactctcggtagcttgtcgggctctccgagagggacggaggaatcaaacccaggtcagccgcgtgcaaggcaaatgccctacccgctgtgctatcgctctagtccttatATAGTTGTCCTTAATAGTTATAAATACTATTATTAGTAATGTCTATTTCTGCCTTAATGTGGTTTGCAAAATATTTATGCTATCTTCATGGATCCAGGGGTGgaaaaaaggttgaaaaacagTTTTTAAGTTGCCTTCCATTTTCTATGTTGAAGCTTTCTGTATTTGCCATTTAAAGAAGTACATAAGTCTCAAAACTTCCAAAAAACATTACtgaaaaaaactcaaaatgttCAGTCTAAAGTGAAATACTTACCAAATCATCAGACAAGACACACTGAAGATAACCTGTACCATCCCGCAGCACCAGAAACATCAAGTTCTTCCCTGAAAACAAGAAAGAGGTATTTGTCCAAACTGTTCTCAAAGTATTTCCTAATTTAACCTAGAAAGGAAGCTCCAAGGTTAAACGTTGAAAGTTCAGCAGCCCCCGCCAGCCCCTTCCCTTGAAACACCCGATGGCTGAGCCCAGCgctacagcacagcaggcagggcgcacggccaacatgggttcgacccctagcaccccatatggttccctaagccccatcaggagtgattcctgagagcagagcaaggaataagtcctgagcagggcgggtgtggccccaaaacaaaacacaagaaagatCTGCCAGAAGCATTACTGCACAGAATCTGCAGCATTTCACTTCCTCGAATGTCCAAATCTGAAATGATCGCTCTCACCCACATAATCATGGAGAAACAGCAGCAACTGGCGTGGAGGGCTCACGCCTTGCACAGGACAGGTGCATGggtgtgcgcgcacgtgtgtgtgtgtgtgtgtgtgtgtgtgtgtctcccggCTCCAGAACCTTCTGGGCCCGGGACACCATTCTGGAGCAGGCGTGCACTCACTCTGCACGTGGCCTGACCTGGGCTcgctctccagccccacgagcCCCGGcagcactgggagtggcccctgagcactgtcaggtggggcccccaaacacagcccaCCTTTATGTCGTGATCTGGCAGCTTATTTCTGTGCTCTGGAAATGTGGTTCgcaagggtttgatccccgacacacCACGAGCGATCACTGAGAGCCGGGCGGGACACATCTGCCTCAGGAGCCAGCGCCTGCCGAGGGTGGCCCCAAACCTCTCCACTGATGTCTACGGGGAGTTTGGGGGTGTTCCCGGGTCACAACCCAACAGGAACGCTCTCCCTGCAgatgggaggcagggagggtcaCTGCACTCGGTGGGAGTGACAGGGACCCCCTCAGCTCATCAGGGCCTGACCGCATTTTACTAAAGACTTGAAAATCTCTTACAGTAATGCACACATGAGATAACGCAAGGAGAAAGCGAAAACTAAAacctcaggggtgtgtgtgtgtgtgtgtgtgtgtgtgtgtgtgtgtgtgtgtgtgtgtgtgtgtgtgtgtgtgtgtgtgtgtgtgtgtgtgagatgaggGAGGATCAGATGCCAATATGCTAATTAGGCAAGTCAGGGTTGCTTCCAGAGAGAGAATTAGAGTAATTAGCTAAGAAATTTAGGacgtgggggaaaaaaaagggaaggaatttAGGATGTGCGTTACCTTGCCTGCGCAGCCGGTGCACCCAGCCGAACACCTTGACTCTCTGGCCTCTGTAGCCCTCCAGAGAATGGATCTTCACCTGTACGTCAGAAGAAATGACACCGGACTGATGGAGCCCTTCACCACAGACCAATGTCCCCACTGGATGGCCACACAACACAAAACGCTAAAATTCACGGCAGTGAAAAGATACAGTCGCTCTTGCACCTGTGGGCCACGACCAAAAGACCTCGGCCCAAAGGCCTGGTTCCCAAAATACCCGGTTTTCCTATGAGGAACACCCCAGAATTTCAGAGActgtcttggaaaaaaaaaaaaaacaacaacaaatttgaGAATCAACAAATTTACTTCAGCAGTCACCCCACGGAAGcccttccccagcctccccgccccTAATATTGTGGAAAGGGAGCAGGGtggtcactgtgtgtgtgtgtgtgtgtgatggggggtggggggaaaggaaggaggtaTAGCAGACAAGATGACAGGGGGAGTGCAGCCGGGTGGACAGCTTCACTGGTCTGCTGGTGAACAGGAGTCCAGTTTCATTAAATCACAATTTTGACTGCAATGAAAGGGTTCAGAAGATCCTGGACTCTGACCCACTGTAGCAAGGACCCggatgctgggggagggggctgtgccgACACGTGGGAGCCGGGCACCCGGTCTGCCAGCTTCTACCCGAGAAGGACTCTGCCCGACATAGAACTGTAAACCTTTAGGACACAAGGAAGCCCGGGGCGCATCAGCCTAACCCTAAGGCCCTTCTCATCATCCCTCCTAAAAGGAAAGCAGGAGAGCCGGGCCCAGGAACAGAGCCCAGGAATAACAAGCCCAGCGCGCGCCCAGGGCACACGTGTGGGACCCCAAGTACCACGCCCGCCCCACTGCACGCATCTCACATACACATGTCGGCTCTGGAAGGCTTGGATCGTTTTTAATGGTGATCTTCTTTGCTTCCTCCAGGTTCTTTTCTCTTCGCAGATTGTCTTCAGCCTAATTTTACAGACAGGGCAACATGGTAGCGTGGTTAACTTTTGGTGTTATTTTTTGGTCTGGTTTTGAGGgtcaccctttcttttttttttttcttttgctttttggattacacccagcgatgctcaggggttactctcgcctttgcactcaagaattattcctggcggtgcttgggggaccatatgggatgccggggatcgaacctgggttggccacatgcaaggcaaatgccctccccgctgtgctatagctcctgtCCCTCAAGAGTCACTCGTGGAAGGGGACCATGTCATGACTGGGATCAAAACTAGAACTCCAGGTTGTTCCAGCCCTTCGGGTCCCCTCCCCAGAGGTgttccagggcccaggggccacttctgacCTGGCCTTGTGGGTCTAAGGGATTGGCACTTGGGCCCCCAGAAGTGATGTtcctggggttgggagggggggggTCACTGGGGCTAatacggtggtgctcaggattcaaCTCGGGCCTCACAATGCAAGCTGAGCTCCACCGCCCCGAACTACCCCCCAGGCCCACGTCTTGCGTTTTTAGCTCCAGGAAGGTCAGAGGCACTTCTCACCTCCTTCTTCTCCCGCGATTCACTCTTCATTTGCTCCCTGTGCCACAGTTTCTTGATGTTCTTCATCTGTGACTTAGAAATGATGTCCCACCGCTAGGGGGAGACACGAGACAGACACTTAGTTTTTCCCAACATCCAtgttcagataaaaatggatCTATCACACCCAGTATGTCAAGTGTGTCTCTGGTCctacctcattttctttttgcgAATCTACGTAAATGGTAGGAAACGGTTCTTTTCCTACTGTCATCAGGGcctggaagggggagggaagggaaatttCTTTAGTACTGTGCAGTATTTCGAATCAGAGCAAGGCACTTATTCAATCCACAAATTCAATCACTTAGGAGACAATCAAGTAcaagaagaaaatgtaagaatCCCCATGCTCAAAATTTTACCTGCCTGGTTGAAATACtaagactatttaaaaaaaaaaaagtagaagcacTCAGACCCTTTCCCAAAGGTTTCCAGTAATTATGGTGACTCAGAAGGTAGTTTCCtggcaaggtttttttttttttttctttttgggtcacacctggcgatgcacaggggttactcctggctctgcactcaggaattactcctggtggtgctcaggggaccctatggaatgctgggaacagaacctgggtcgactgcatacaaggcaaacacccttcccgctgtgctatcactccagcccccccacccccgcaaggtTTTAAGTGAGCAAAGAAACCCAAGTCTCCAAATCTTTctactgagaaagaaaaaacaaaaaacaaaaaaacccaaacaaacaaaaacaccaaaacagtAACATAGTGAAATATATCAAAGGCAAAGTTTcacttaacttttttatttttccttaggtctctgtatctttccttctcttccttttcttttttttaaccaatacTAGGACACATCAGGTAGCGCCATGATTTTGTACAACAAAGAGATACTGATGAACTGCTTCAAATGTTCCTACACATTTTCTCCCATTACTGTTAACCAAGAAATGTAAATAACTCCTCTCCAGTTGTAAGCTCTGAAACTTATTAACCTAAGTTTCCTAAGGCGAGCTGCCAGACCTGACAAATACTTCTGCCAACATTAATTCCAACTCAGATTGCTACAGAGTAAGAAATTGCAATACTTTAAGAACATCCCAgaattcacctttttttttttaaatgctttttgggtcacacccggtgatgcacaggggtcactcctggctctgcactcaggaattacccctggcggtgctcaggggaccatatgggatgctggggatcgaacccaggtctgccgcgtgcaaggcaaacgccctacccgctgagctatcactccagcccccagaattcaCCTTTTATACGCATCTTAAACCATGACCTGGGTGCTGCTCAAGCATTCGGGTTCCCCCGCCCCGGGCAGTCAGTACTGATGCCTCCTTAAGCCTGAAATCCA is part of the Sorex araneus isolate mSorAra2 chromosome 2, mSorAra2.pri, whole genome shotgun sequence genome and harbors:
- the NARS1 gene encoding asparagine--tRNA ligase, cytoplasmic isoform X1: MSLEVTRAVAEMVLAELYVSDREGNDATGDGTKEKPFKTGLKALMTVGKEPFPTIYVDSQKENERWDIISKSQMKNIKKLWHREQMKSESREKKEAEDNLRREKNLEEAKKITIKNDPSLPEPTCVKIHSLEGYRGQRVKVFGWVHRLRRQGKNLMFLVLRDGTGYLQCVLSDDLCQCYNGVVLSTESSVAVYGTLNLTPKGKQAPGGHELSCDFWELLGLAPAGGADNLINEESDVDVQLNNRHMMIRGENMSKILRARSVVTRCFRDHFFDRGYCEVTPPTLVQTQVEGGATLFKLDYFGEEAFLTQSSQLYLETCLPALGDVFCIAQSYRAEQSRTRRHLAEYTHVEAECPFLTFEDLLSRLEDLVCDVVDRVLKSPAASIVYDLNPNFKPPKRPFKRMNYSDAIVWLKEHNIKKEDGTFYEFGEDIPEAPERLMTDTINEPILLCRFPVEIKSFYMQRCPEDARLTESVDVLMPNVGEIVGGSMRIWDSEEILAGYKREGIDPTPYYWYTDQRKYGTCPHGGYGLGLERFLTWILNRYHIRDVCLYPRFVQRCKP
- the NARS1 gene encoding asparagine--tRNA ligase, cytoplasmic isoform X2; translation: MSLEVTRAVAEMVLELYVSDREGNDATGDGTKEKPFKTGLKALMTVGKEPFPTIYVDSQKENERWDIISKSQMKNIKKLWHREQMKSESREKKEAEDNLRREKNLEEAKKITIKNDPSLPEPTCVKIHSLEGYRGQRVKVFGWVHRLRRQGKNLMFLVLRDGTGYLQCVLSDDLCQCYNGVVLSTESSVAVYGTLNLTPKGKQAPGGHELSCDFWELLGLAPAGGADNLINEESDVDVQLNNRHMMIRGENMSKILRARSVVTRCFRDHFFDRGYCEVTPPTLVQTQVEGGATLFKLDYFGEEAFLTQSSQLYLETCLPALGDVFCIAQSYRAEQSRTRRHLAEYTHVEAECPFLTFEDLLSRLEDLVCDVVDRVLKSPAASIVYDLNPNFKPPKRPFKRMNYSDAIVWLKEHNIKKEDGTFYEFGEDIPEAPERLMTDTINEPILLCRFPVEIKSFYMQRCPEDARLTESVDVLMPNVGEIVGGSMRIWDSEEILAGYKREGIDPTPYYWYTDQRKYGTCPHGGYGLGLERFLTWILNRYHIRDVCLYPRFVQRCKP